A single Methanothrix sp. DNA region contains:
- a CDS encoding ATP-binding protein, whose product MSSTERMVLKSMPGNAYRILAKDVRSYEFVIPYDEKADVGEIFTVEDRDMLFLARVVNVQHDSNYDGRWDTSIRGTELYDEEQIFNRVIAEPLGCIPRDQTKRKGAFRKAKTIPTKFSRVKRTEAKEFDFLKETMGDIEVGVLRNGSRDTDVAVALHSSVMDHHMGIFATTGMGKSNFMKVFAASCMKLASENRSEFGLLIVDPHGEYLRGSKNAKGLLHLTPYLSSLKCYSTEPRNCSLPEVSELRISRKDILPEDIKVLHDWTGAQMDALDSLERIFEGDSWIDEILDEKGREVLTEKAKLSEKTVGVLIRKLENILSRNKYIKSSEDSSIPGIIEGIKSGRVVLIDIPNLSESSELFLLSLISRRIMEEYRNEEEGRKKCMIVIEEAQRVLGSDSRIARFEEIAREGRKFGVGLCAITQQPKLIDRELLSQFNTMVVMGLADRNDRMRVEESAKQDLSSLDVEIQTLEKGEAIISTLNVPFPIPARIHRYEDYIERLRPSAPVRRSFRPTPD is encoded by the coding sequence TTGAGTTCCACGGAGAGGATGGTGCTGAAGAGCATGCCAGGAAATGCGTACAGAATACTCGCAAAGGACGTGCGCTCATACGAGTTTGTAATACCATATGATGAGAAGGCAGATGTGGGGGAGATCTTCACTGTGGAGGACAGGGATATGCTCTTTCTCGCCCGTGTAGTCAATGTGCAGCACGACTCGAACTACGATGGGAGATGGGATACGAGTATCAGGGGCACGGAGCTCTATGATGAGGAGCAGATCTTCAACAGGGTCATCGCAGAGCCGCTCGGATGCATACCCCGCGATCAAACTAAAAGAAAGGGCGCATTCAGAAAGGCGAAGACCATACCCACCAAATTCTCCAGGGTGAAGAGGACAGAGGCGAAAGAGTTCGATTTTTTAAAGGAGACCATGGGCGATATCGAGGTCGGCGTCCTGAGAAACGGCAGCAGGGATACAGATGTGGCCGTGGCGCTTCACAGCAGCGTGATGGACCATCACATGGGCATATTCGCGACCACTGGAATGGGCAAGTCCAACTTCATGAAGGTCTTCGCAGCCTCATGCATGAAGCTGGCCTCCGAGAACAGATCCGAGTTCGGCCTCCTCATAGTCGATCCCCATGGAGAGTACCTGAGAGGCAGCAAGAACGCCAAGGGGCTTCTTCACCTCACCCCGTACTTATCAAGCCTGAAATGCTACTCCACCGAGCCGAGGAATTGCAGCCTCCCGGAGGTCAGCGAGCTCAGGATCTCCAGAAAGGATATACTGCCGGAGGACATCAAGGTGCTGCACGACTGGACCGGTGCGCAGATGGACGCCCTGGACAGCCTTGAGCGGATCTTCGAGGGGGATTCGTGGATAGATGAGATCCTCGATGAGAAGGGCAGAGAGGTGCTGACAGAAAAGGCGAAGTTATCAGAGAAGACGGTCGGCGTTCTTATCAGGAAGCTGGAGAACATACTTTCAAGAAATAAATATATAAAATCCTCTGAAGACTCCAGCATCCCGGGGATAATCGAGGGGATAAAGAGCGGGAGGGTCGTGCTTATCGACATCCCCAACCTGAGCGAGAGCAGCGAGCTCTTCCTTCTGTCATTGATATCCAGACGGATAATGGAGGAGTACAGAAACGAGGAGGAGGGCAGAAAGAAGTGCATGATCGTCATCGAGGAGGCGCAGAGGGTTCTTGGGAGTGACAGCAGGATAGCGCGCTTCGAGGAGATCGCCAGAGAGGGCCGGAAGTTCGGCGTGGGCCTTTGCGCGATAACCCAGCAGCCAAAGCTGATAGACAGGGAGCTTCTATCGCAGTTCAACACGATGGTCGTGATGGGGCTCGCAGACAGGAACGACAGGATGCGCGTGGAGGAGTCTGCGAAGCAGGATCTTTCGTCGCTGGATGTTGAGATCCAGACTCTGGAGAAGGGGGAGGCGATCATAAGCACGCTGAACGTGCCCTTCCCGATACCTGCGAGGATCCACAGGTACGAGGATTACATAGAGCGGCTCCGGCCGAGCGCCCCAGTAAGAAGATCATTCAGACCGACACCGGACTGA
- a CDS encoding exonuclease SbcCD subunit D yields MRVVHIADTHLGFQSFSRMDEKGRNLMEECIYRDFRRAIERIIELKPDAVVHAGDVFHHVRPRIRPLCVFKQSLESLSNAGIPVIVISGNHDAPKSYSALSPFYLYDGMEDVYIAHRYRYERFEVGDHVFHCIPFCFTQEDYLEEFRKIDMCGSDVLVMHGLVEALRDQSMNTVGEHIVSDSFLKSDFSYIALGHYHDQRRIAQNTWYSGSIEYFNFNEAPQRKGALMVDLSTGEVESIGVPNVGMRVVELDCSGKTAEEILDLIEEKCGEDKNKIVRVDLRRVNRAAYRRMDQRRLSRLASSMFCLKIKPEYDEVGRAEDIKPPERLDLEFMRFLEAEMEKIPNAIRQDVMSYGTELIRKVIDRRGTEGMDASQ; encoded by the coding sequence TTGAGAGTTGTCCACATCGCAGACACCCATCTCGGCTTCCAGAGCTTCAGCAGGATGGACGAGAAGGGCAGGAACCTCATGGAGGAGTGCATATACAGGGACTTCAGGCGAGCCATCGAGAGGATAATAGAGCTCAAGCCTGATGCGGTGGTGCATGCTGGCGATGTATTCCACCACGTCCGTCCCAGGATAAGACCGCTCTGTGTATTCAAGCAGTCTCTTGAGAGCCTAAGCAACGCCGGCATCCCTGTGATTGTGATAAGCGGGAATCATGATGCCCCCAAGAGCTACTCGGCGCTGAGCCCGTTCTACCTATACGATGGAATGGAGGACGTTTATATCGCCCACAGATACAGATACGAGCGATTCGAGGTCGGAGATCATGTCTTCCACTGCATACCATTCTGCTTCACCCAGGAGGACTACCTGGAGGAGTTCAGAAAGATCGATATGTGTGGTTCGGATGTGCTGGTGATGCATGGACTCGTGGAGGCGCTGCGTGATCAGAGCATGAACACGGTGGGAGAGCACATCGTCAGCGACAGCTTCCTGAAGAGCGATTTCAGCTACATCGCGCTCGGACACTATCACGATCAGAGGAGGATTGCTCAAAACACCTGGTACAGCGGCTCGATCGAGTACTTCAACTTCAACGAGGCTCCCCAGAGAAAGGGAGCTCTGATGGTGGATCTGAGCACTGGAGAGGTGGAGAGCATCGGGGTGCCGAACGTCGGGATGAGGGTCGTGGAGCTGGACTGCTCTGGAAAGACCGCTGAGGAGATACTGGATCTCATCGAGGAGAAGTGTGGAGAGGATAAAAATAAAATCGTCCGCGTCGACCTCAGGAGGGTAAACAGAGCCGCGTACAGAAGGATGGACCAGAGAAGGCTGAGCAGGCTTGCGTCCTCGATGTTTTGCCTCAAGATAAAACCTGAGTACGATGAGGTCGGAAGAGCTGAGGATATAAAACCTCCGGAGCGCCTCGATCTTGAGTTTATGCGCTTCCTGGAGGCCGAGATGGAAAAGATACCGAATGCAATCAGGCAGGATGTCATGAGCTACGGTACCGAGCTGATCAGAAAGGTGATAGATAGGAGAGGCACAGAGGGTATGGATGCATCTCAATAG
- a CDS encoding aldolase produces the protein MIWIEIARFGKKLVEQGLTGSRFGNISVLTEDGIAITRTGSMLDEIDEEMVVLVERDRGCADDSIASCETPVHRAIYRRTDARAVIHTHSPYAVALSLLEDVVVPIDSEGIAFLGEMPVVDGPFGSEKLASAVSEALMNHRACISRGHGVFARGDDLRDAYITASMAEHSSKIRYLVVWGRGSPKD, from the coding sequence ATGATCTGGATTGAGATTGCCAGGTTCGGGAAGAAGCTCGTCGAGCAGGGTCTGACTGGATCGCGCTTCGGCAACATCTCGGTGCTGACAGAAGATGGAATAGCGATAACACGCACAGGCTCCATGCTCGATGAGATTGACGAAGAGATGGTGGTTCTCGTCGAGAGAGACAGAGGATGTGCAGATGACAGCATAGCGAGCTGTGAGACCCCGGTCCACAGAGCCATATACCGCAGGACGGATGCCAGAGCGGTGATACATACGCATTCTCCCTATGCTGTGGCGCTATCGCTCCTGGAGGATGTGGTGGTGCCGATTGACAGCGAGGGGATTGCGTTTCTAGGCGAGATGCCTGTGGTCGACGGTCCCTTCGGCAGCGAGAAGCTCGCCTCCGCGGTATCGGAGGCCCTGATGAATCACAGGGCATGCATTTCACGCGGCCATGGAGTCTTCGCCAGAGGGGACGATCTGAGGGACGCGTACATCACAGCCTCGATGGCCGAGCACAGCTCCAAAATAAGGTATCTGGTTGTATGGGGGAGGGGCTCACCCAAAGACTGA
- a CDS encoding SMC family ATPase → MHLNRLVLRNFKKYRQADITFQDGLTGIIGGNGAGKSTIVEAIAWALYGNRASTVERKFIKNVNARPEEPVEVHLTLSIGKKEILISRIMKGKGMLPDASLCINGQQVAKGVREVDAHLSRLIRISFQDFMRTFYAKQKDLDNLIREGGAGKRDYLLKLLGLEDIREIGLEITKEDLREIETEVNLASGALSELGDVERRIEEIRAQEASARAELSRREMSLRDAERERETAGRDLQLLEQKRREHEHLRREIEHIQGYIADRERTVREERARLEGIERKKRKLEELASDLRRLNEMRERLNELEAARRDYERLSSSLMRIQVERRETLRSLKELEARLDELYRYRTEMESLREKEDLYVSTVRELEELERKREKFMSHASSIAGMDAERSALLRGYSEKAGIVRELRDARRSLPGLERRLSLLDSLKGELEKLERAKERRRRLDELLSEKKTHIERHAQLLKRFNQIQKKISEIGDLAREEEELRDKEIQLEDLTDTLNRKRTEIESIRNLAESRMLESRNSLRRIENLGEDSPCPTCERPLGDQYTRLTEKYRDEISRYRRDCERAAAELLDLNARIKHAQHLKESLRASAESLSRRRSALASLEAEQREVRLQLSEIEERISELDGEINAMGLVDYDPERYEEVKRSLTDYDEIIDERAKLLARLETLPGLESDLRKTRERVSALDERILELSRGISILDYDERSYLRLKSTLSDLQSLHERYRLLLQRAGEIKGLEEHLETLRARVRRLDGDLLKVEKDLSDLGFNPDEYERLRAEAARLAEIESIANSLRIEIAGEDLSRSRMLEAEADLKRLHAQRDELSRQLADLGYSDADYENATKRLTDAEERLRLTNEEYVRMRDELRMLEWNLSKLNEDLKRKRDLERELDEFNRRAQVISTVRDMLVRFMDALLVRVRDEIAQNAARIMEEVTGKYSILKIDENFNILIDDRGTDYPIWRFSGGEIDMIALSVRIAISEYLMRSSGEESGYSFMILDEVFGSQDIEHRERMINMLRSLGVRFPQLFAISHISDVQGQFDSTIVVSEDGMGNSVVYQ, encoded by the coding sequence ATGCATCTCAATAGGCTGGTGCTGCGAAACTTCAAGAAGTACAGGCAGGCGGACATAACTTTCCAGGACGGGCTCACGGGCATCATCGGAGGGAATGGAGCCGGCAAGAGCACGATCGTCGAGGCGATAGCCTGGGCGCTCTACGGCAACAGGGCATCAACTGTGGAGAGGAAGTTCATAAAGAATGTCAATGCGAGGCCGGAGGAACCGGTGGAGGTTCATCTAACACTATCCATTGGAAAAAAGGAGATCCTCATATCGAGAATCATGAAGGGGAAGGGCATGCTGCCCGATGCATCCCTCTGCATAAACGGCCAGCAGGTCGCCAAGGGCGTGCGCGAGGTTGATGCTCACCTCTCCAGGCTGATAAGGATAAGCTTCCAGGACTTCATGAGGACCTTCTACGCGAAACAGAAGGATCTTGATAATCTGATAAGAGAGGGGGGAGCCGGAAAGAGGGATTACCTGCTGAAGCTCCTCGGCCTTGAGGACATACGCGAGATCGGGCTCGAGATCACGAAGGAGGATCTGAGGGAGATCGAGACAGAGGTCAACCTGGCCTCCGGAGCGCTCTCGGAGCTGGGCGATGTGGAGAGGAGGATCGAGGAGATCAGGGCGCAGGAGGCATCGGCCAGAGCAGAGCTGAGCAGAAGGGAGATGTCGCTCAGAGATGCTGAAAGGGAAAGGGAGACGGCCGGCAGGGATCTCCAGCTCCTCGAGCAGAAGAGACGGGAGCATGAGCATCTGAGGAGAGAGATCGAGCACATTCAGGGCTACATCGCGGACAGAGAGAGAACGGTCAGAGAGGAGCGCGCCAGGCTCGAGGGGATTGAGAGGAAGAAGAGAAAGCTGGAGGAGCTCGCCTCCGATCTGAGGCGTCTGAATGAGATGAGGGAGAGACTCAATGAGCTGGAGGCAGCTCGGAGAGACTACGAGCGGCTGAGCTCGAGCCTGATGAGAATTCAGGTGGAGAGAAGAGAGACGCTACGCTCGCTGAAGGAGCTTGAAGCCAGGCTCGATGAGCTCTACAGATACCGCACTGAGATGGAGAGCCTCAGAGAGAAGGAGGATCTCTATGTGAGCACGGTGAGGGAGCTGGAGGAGCTCGAGAGGAAGAGAGAGAAATTCATGTCGCACGCCTCCTCCATCGCGGGCATGGATGCTGAGAGATCCGCGCTTTTGAGAGGCTACAGTGAGAAAGCAGGCATCGTCAGAGAGCTGCGCGATGCCAGAAGATCGCTCCCAGGTCTTGAGCGCAGGCTATCTCTCCTGGATTCGCTGAAGGGGGAGCTGGAGAAGCTTGAAAGAGCAAAAGAGAGGCGCCGCAGGCTTGATGAGCTGCTGTCTGAGAAAAAGACGCACATCGAAAGGCATGCCCAGCTCCTGAAGCGATTTAATCAGATTCAAAAAAAGATCTCCGAGATCGGCGATCTCGCCCGGGAGGAGGAAGAGCTCAGGGATAAGGAGATCCAGTTAGAGGATCTCACAGACACCCTGAATCGAAAGAGGACAGAGATCGAGAGCATCCGCAATCTCGCAGAGTCCAGGATGCTTGAGTCTCGGAACAGCCTCAGGCGGATCGAAAACCTTGGTGAGGATAGCCCCTGCCCGACATGCGAGCGCCCTCTGGGCGATCAGTACACCCGACTCACGGAGAAGTACAGAGATGAGATCTCCAGATACAGGAGGGACTGTGAGAGGGCTGCGGCTGAGCTTCTGGATTTGAACGCGCGCATCAAACACGCGCAGCATCTCAAGGAGAGCCTCAGGGCATCCGCAGAATCGCTGAGCCGGAGAAGAAGCGCTCTCGCATCGCTTGAGGCTGAGCAGAGAGAGGTCAGGCTCCAGCTCTCAGAGATCGAGGAAAGAATCTCAGAGCTGGATGGCGAGATCAATGCCATGGGGCTGGTCGATTATGATCCGGAGAGATACGAAGAGGTAAAGCGCTCTCTTACAGATTATGATGAGATCATCGATGAGAGGGCGAAGCTCCTTGCACGCCTCGAAACCCTCCCAGGACTGGAGAGCGATCTCAGGAAAACCAGAGAGAGGGTGTCTGCGCTGGATGAGAGGATCCTCGAACTCTCGAGGGGCATCTCCATTCTAGATTATGACGAGCGTTCGTACCTTCGTTTGAAATCGACCCTGTCGGATCTCCAGAGCCTCCATGAGAGATACAGGCTTCTGCTTCAGCGAGCAGGCGAGATTAAGGGCCTCGAGGAGCATCTGGAGACCCTGAGAGCGAGAGTCCGGAGGCTGGATGGAGATCTCCTGAAGGTTGAAAAAGATCTATCAGATCTTGGATTCAATCCGGATGAATACGAGAGGCTCAGAGCTGAGGCTGCAAGGCTTGCTGAGATCGAATCGATCGCGAACAGCCTGAGGATCGAGATCGCAGGTGAGGATTTATCAAGATCCAGAATGCTCGAGGCAGAGGCTGATCTGAAGAGGCTGCACGCACAGAGAGATGAGCTCAGCAGGCAACTTGCAGATCTGGGCTACAGCGATGCAGATTACGAGAACGCTACGAAGAGACTCACGGATGCAGAAGAGAGACTGAGACTCACAAACGAGGAATACGTCAGGATGCGCGATGAACTGAGGATGTTGGAGTGGAACCTCTCAAAGCTGAATGAGGATCTGAAGAGAAAGAGGGATCTGGAGAGGGAGCTAGATGAGTTCAACAGGAGAGCTCAGGTGATATCCACAGTCAGGGACATGCTTGTGAGATTCATGGATGCGCTCCTGGTGAGGGTGAGGGATGAGATCGCCCAGAATGCGGCCAGGATAATGGAGGAGGTCACAGGCAAGTACAGCATCCTCAAGATAGACGAGAACTTCAACATACTCATCGATGACAGGGGCACGGATTATCCGATATGGAGGTTCTCAGGCGGAGAGATAGATATGATCGCACTCTCTGTGAGGATAGCGATAAGCGAGTACCTCATGAGATCCTCTGGAGAGGAGAGCGGCTACTCATTCATGATACTCGACGAGGTCTTCGGATCGCAGGATATCGAGCACAGGGAGAGGATGATCAACATGCTAAGGAGCCTAGGAGTTAGGTTCCCCCAGCTGTTTGCAATAAGCCACATCAGCGATGTACAGGGCCAGTTCGACAGCACGATAGTGGTTAGCGAGGATGGCATGGGAAACAGCGTGGTTTATCAGTGA
- a CDS encoding tetratricopeptide repeat protein has product MSEKSGRKDEEDYESAFAVSAPDMPCDQSFFETDLMNADLWAARGRYLMRALGRYSDALDAFERAIELDPLHARAWRGKAAALNNLDRYSEALEACKRALELDPFNPRSWIVKGFAHHSLGEYEEAVRSYDRAIELDPMGQDARRAWNNRGAALDNLGQHEEALRSYDEAIMLEPFDAYAWNNKGVSLVALKRYDEALLCFEKAIKIYPGYWTAWMNRGGCLRALGRHEEAEESLEMARRIESS; this is encoded by the coding sequence TTGAGCGAGAAGTCAGGCAGGAAGGATGAAGAGGATTATGAAAGCGCATTTGCAGTTTCAGCGCCGGACATGCCCTGCGACCAGAGTTTCTTTGAGACCGATCTGATGAATGCGGATCTGTGGGCAGCACGTGGCAGGTACCTCATGAGGGCTCTTGGGAGGTACTCAGATGCGCTGGATGCGTTTGAACGGGCGATTGAGCTCGATCCCTTGCATGCAAGGGCCTGGAGGGGGAAGGCTGCAGCTCTGAACAACCTCGATCGCTACTCTGAGGCGCTTGAGGCTTGCAAGCGCGCTCTGGAGCTCGACCCGTTCAACCCAAGAAGCTGGATCGTCAAGGGGTTCGCTCACCACAGCCTGGGTGAGTATGAGGAAGCGGTCAGGAGCTACGACAGGGCGATCGAGCTCGATCCGATGGGGCAGGATGCGAGAAGGGCCTGGAACAACCGTGGCGCTGCTCTCGATAACCTCGGGCAGCACGAGGAAGCCCTCAGATCTTACGATGAGGCGATCATGCTGGAGCCATTTGATGCATATGCATGGAACAACAAGGGCGTCTCGCTTGTCGCTCTCAAGAGATATGATGAGGCGCTGCTCTGCTTCGAGAAGGCCATAAAGATCTACCCCGGATACTGGACCGCCTGGATGAACAGGGGCGGGTGCCTGAGGGCCCTCGGCAGACACGAGGAGGCTGAGGAGTCGCTGGAGATGGCGAGAAGGATAGAATCGTCATGA
- a CDS encoding ORC1-type DNA replication protein → MTTSSGLFASFVGQGGIFRSRDVLRPTYTPKELPHREEQIQELASVLAPALHGETPSNVLIYGKTGTGKTAVAKYVGKELEEADAGSACSVIYLNCEVVDTQYRVLAHLARHFDKDIPMTGWPTDQVYSEFRNALDEKKRVVVIMLDEVDKLVRKGDDVLYNLSRINSDLVQARVSLIGISNDLKFTEFLDPRVKSSLGEDEIIFPPYNAEQIQDILEQRAELAFRPGVLADDVIPLCAAFAAREHGDARRALDLLRIAGEIAERARSQMITEEHVKAARDKIEQDRVEEVIKTLPTQSKLVLYSILLLEEQAARNITTSAVYGMYKQLCPLVEADSLTHRRITDLIAELDMLGILHTVVISKGRYGRTKEISLSVHPPKLKSILLQDYRLKDLASFSVPTQARFGPL, encoded by the coding sequence GTGACCACTTCTAGCGGGTTATTTGCCAGCTTTGTTGGACAGGGAGGCATATTCAGATCGCGGGACGTCTTGCGTCCCACATACACTCCGAAGGAGCTGCCCCACCGAGAGGAGCAGATCCAGGAGCTGGCGTCTGTCCTGGCTCCGGCCCTTCATGGCGAGACACCCTCAAATGTCCTGATCTACGGAAAGACCGGCACAGGTAAGACGGCCGTCGCGAAATACGTGGGAAAGGAGCTGGAGGAGGCGGATGCAGGGTCTGCATGCTCTGTCATATACCTCAACTGCGAGGTGGTAGATACACAGTACAGGGTCCTGGCACACCTCGCGAGGCACTTCGACAAGGATATCCCAATGACAGGCTGGCCCACAGATCAGGTCTACTCCGAGTTCAGGAACGCGCTTGATGAGAAGAAGCGTGTGGTCGTCATAATGCTCGATGAGGTCGACAAGCTTGTCAGAAAGGGCGATGATGTCCTTTATAACCTCTCCAGGATAAACTCAGATCTGGTTCAGGCGAGGGTGAGCCTCATAGGCATATCGAACGACCTGAAGTTCACAGAGTTTCTGGATCCCAGGGTCAAATCCTCGCTTGGCGAGGACGAGATCATATTCCCGCCTTACAACGCAGAGCAGATACAGGACATACTGGAGCAGCGGGCCGAGTTGGCGTTCAGGCCAGGTGTGCTCGCGGATGACGTGATTCCCCTCTGCGCGGCCTTCGCGGCGCGGGAGCATGGTGATGCGCGGCGCGCGCTTGACCTTCTCAGGATTGCTGGCGAGATCGCGGAGAGGGCGAGGAGCCAGATGATCACCGAGGAGCATGTGAAGGCCGCAAGGGACAAGATCGAGCAGGACAGGGTGGAGGAGGTCATAAAGACGCTTCCCACGCAGTCGAAGCTTGTTCTTTACAGCATACTCCTCCTGGAGGAGCAGGCAGCCAGGAACATAACAACGAGCGCCGTCTACGGCATGTACAAGCAGCTCTGCCCACTCGTTGAGGCTGACTCGCTCACACACAGAAGGATCACGGATCTCATAGCCGAGCTCGATATGCTCGGCATTCTCCATACTGTTGTGATAAGCAAGGGAAGGTACGGAAGAACGAAGGAGATCTCTCTGAGCGTTCATCCGCCAAAGCTTAAGAGCATACTGCTCCAGGACTACAGGCTCAAGGACCTCGCGAGCTTCAGCGTGCCGACTCAGGCCCGGTTCGGTCCACTCTGA